The Elusimicrobiota bacterium genomic sequence ATAGCCTGTACTTCAAGGTCATCAGGGTTTAACTCCAAAGCCGCTCCCCACTCATTTTTCGCGGATACAGTATTCCCTAATGAATAATAACATACGCCAAGGTTTTTATGGACAAACGGGTTAAACGGGTTAATGCCCAGTGCTTCAATATACATCTCCGCAGCGGGTGACCATTTTTTTTGTGCGAATAAAATATCGCCAAGGAAAACATACGTCCCTCCGTGGTTAGGGTTACGTTCAATTGAGAACCTAACCCGTTTCTCTGCGTCTTCGAGATTACCGTTTACCGCCAAAACTTTTGCAAGTTTAAGTAAGACCACCGGATTTGCGGGTTCAAGTTCTTCCGCTGCGCGGTACTGCTGTTCCGCTGCGGGATAAAGTTTACGCAGGACAAACTTATCCCCCAGCCGCAGGTGTCCCCGGACATCCGTCCCACCGAGGTTCTCCGGTTCCTCTCCCGTCCCGGGTTTAGTATCCAGGAAGACAATTTTATCACCCGCTACACCAGGATGTTCCTGGAGTTTAGTTTTTTTTAGGTACTCCACCCATTGTGCTTCAAACCCTTCCTGTGTCACCCCAAGTACTGCAGGGAATGCCGCACGCATACCGGTAACTTTAGCTTTGAGTAATAACTCACCGATAATACCCGTAACGGTTGAGGTTTTTATCATATAGTCCACAGCATTAGCTACTTCAGCAAACGCTAATCCAACCTCATCCTGGTTCTTAAGTTTTACAAGCGACGGTGCCATCCGCTCAAACGAAATTAGTTCACCGGTTTTAACCGCTTTTGCGAGTTTGTCTTCATACGCATCCTGGAAGTACAAAGACTTCTCTGACCTCCACAAAGTATCGGTATACCGTGCGATACCTTCATGGAGCCACAGAGGACAGTTGTACCGGCTAAGACGGTTGACTACCATATGCGTATACTCATGTGCCAGGGTATCCATCCAGCGGTAACCGGTTAATGTAATCCTCGGTGAGCATAACATCAGGCGGTTAAACTTGCAGATCGCAATCGCGCCGGAATTTTCTACATCCTTTTCTGTGAGAGTTGACCGCAGAAGAAACTCAGTTTTCTCCGGGATAAACTCCACCAACACTTTATCATCGGGATAATAATTGAATACCTTACCAATATTTTTGTATACACTCTCCAGTGCATTAACTACATAGAGTTTAAGTACAGTATCACGTTTATCTAACCTCACAATAAAATGAGTGGTGGTAAGCTCTTCCATCCCGGAGGTAAGGCTCTCGAGT encodes the following:
- a CDS encoding tetratricopeptide repeat protein, coding for MILLCITLMVFLLPTQCLAHQDEELFVNEVYKQLECGELNAIRETIADKQLTAQVYELNAAVEFYSGNYRSAGELLTHAKTLFPGTTVYDDTLGYYQKLESLTSGMEELTTTHFIVRLDKRDTVLKLYVVNALESVYKNIGKVFNYYPDDKVLVEFIPEKTEFLLRSTLTEKDVENSGAIAICKFNRLMLCSPRITLTGYRWMDTLAHEYTHMVVNRLSRYNCPLWLHEGIARYTDTLWRSEKSLYFQDAYEDKLAKAVKTGELISFERMAPSLVKLKNQDEVGLAFAEVANAVDYMIKTSTVTGIIGELLLKAKVTGMRAAFPAVLGVTQEGFEAQWVEYLKKTKLQEHPGVAGDKIVFLDTKPGTGEEPENLGGTDVRGHLRLGDKFVLRKLYPAAEQQYRAAEELEPANPVVLLKLAKVLAVNGNLEDAEKRVRFSIERNPNHGGTYVFLGDILFAQKKWSPAAEMYIEALGINPFNPFVHKNLGVCYYSLGNTVSAKNEWGAALELNPDDLEVQAILNRLAKE